The Pseudomonas fluorescens genome segment GGAGCACCTGCACGAAGCCTTTTATGAAAAGGCCGGCGGCGATGACGTGATGGTCAAGGTCGGGCAGATCATGAAAGGCGTGCTACAGGGTTACCTGATCGACAAGAAAACCGCAGACGCCTATCACATCAAGGATCTGTCGGATTTGAAGAAACCGGAGATCGCCAAGCTGTTCGACAGCAACGGTGACGGCAAGGCCGACCTGACCGGTTGCAACCCGGGCTGGGGCTGCGAAGTCATGGTCGAGCACCACATGAAGGCTTACGGCCTGGAGCCGACCGTCGTCGACAACCGCGGCTCGTACTTCGCGCTGATGGCCGACACCATCGCCCGCTACCAGCAAGGCAAACCCGTGCTGTTCTTCACCTGGGTGCCACAGTGGATTTCCAGCGTGCTGGTCGAAGGGCGCGACGTGGTCTGGCTGCCGGTGCCATACACCGATCTGCCTGACGGCAAGGAAAGCAAGGACACCTTCTATGAAGGCAAGAACCTCGGCTTCCCGGTGGATACGGTCAACGTTGTCATGAACAAGGAGTTCGCCGAGAAGAACCCGGTGGCCCGCAAGTTCCTCTCCGAAGTCAGCATCAGCACCGCCGACGAAAGCGCGCAGAACCTGAAGATGCAGCAGGGCGAGAAGTCCCTGGCCGACATCAAGCGCCACGCCGCCGAGTGGATCAAGGCCCACCAGCAAAGTTATGACGGTTGGCTGAATGATGCGCGGGCGGCGGCCAAGTAAGCGGGTTGTTCCTTGTCAAATGACGGTATCGGGTGGCGCAGCATGGACACTTTCCAAAGCACATTGAAACTGCAGAACATCGGGTTTCGCCAGACCACGGATCTGGTCGAGCATGAACGCGTCGTGCGGGTGGCGTTCATCCTGCTCGATCACTTCTCGCTGACGACCCTTTCGACAGCCATGGACGCGCTGGCCACCGGCAACCTGATCAACGGCGATACGGTTTACAGGATTTCGACTTATTCGTTGCAAGGCGGTCTGGTCGACAGTGATGTCGGCGTGCCGATTTCCTCGCAACGGCTGGCGGCGGAAGGCTTCAATCAGGATGCGGTGATCGTTGTGGGTGGTCAGCGGGTCCGGCTGTCGTCCAGCCCGATGTTGCGTCGGGTTCTGAAAAAAGTGGCTTGCGCCAAAGGCGTCGTGGCGGGTTGCTGGAACGCTGCGTTCTACCTGGCGGATGCGGGATTGCTGGAGGGGCAGGAGTTCGCCTGCCATGGCGATAGTCGCGCACTGATCGGCGAGTATTTCCCGCAATTGAAGGCGTGCACTCGGGACTTCGCCTTTGGCCAGCGTCGCGGGACGTGCGCCAATGCCTGCTCGGCGCTGGACATGACACTGGCGCTGATGCAGGAACTGGGTTCGCGCAGCGATGCGTCATTGGTGGGTGAGATCAGACGAGTGCACCAGCCGAAAAGCCGGGAAACGCTGCGCACCGAAGATGTCCGGCCGGCAGCCATTCCCAAGCCGTTGAACATGGCGCTTTCGCTGATGGAACAACACATCGAGGAGCCGCTGGAAATTGACGAGATCGCCAGTCACGTCGGTGTTTCCCGCCGCCAACTGGAAAGACGATTCGCGAGGTATCTGAATGCCGCTCCCAACCGCTATTACCTGGAGTTGCGGCTGACCCGGGCCCGGCAGTTGATTGTGCAAAGTGATCGTTCATTGACGGATGTGGCGTTGGCAACCGGGTTTGTCAGCTATCCGCACTTCTATAAACGCTTCAAGGATCTGTTCGGACTGCCGCCCATGACCTTCCGGGATTACTACTACGCGAACGATTACGGTGCCGGGCGATATGCGCTCGCCGCCAACTTCTGAGCGATTGAGTAGATTCAAGTAACGCAACTTTGATGGCTGTTTTCATTCAACGCGATTCCGCGCGTTTGCTTCGTGTCGGGTTCGATTTGTCATTTCAACAATAAACGGTTCAACACTATGAAAGTCAGTTCGCTGCCCGCCGATGATGACAGCTGTGGCTGGTTCCACCTGAGCCGGCCGCGCAGTCCCGAGCCTGGCCATCGCGGCCACCGTTCGGCGCGTTGGGTCGTCGTGGGTGCCGGCTTCACCGGGCTGGCGGCGGCACGCCAGCTCGCGCTGAACTTCCCGGACGATGAAGTGGTGCTGATCGAAGCGCAGGAAGTAGGGTTGGGGCCGTCCGGTCGCAATGCCGGTTTTGCGATCGATCTGCCCCATGACATCGGGGCCGAGGACTATATCGGTGATATCGATCTGGCCCGGATCAGTCTGAAGCTGAACCTGGAGGGCCAGTCGATCCTGCGCAATCTGGTCGATCAGTTCGGTATCGATTGCCAGATGAAAGCCTGCGGCAAGTATCAGGCCGCCGTGGAAGAACGCGGCATCGCGGTGCTGGAAGCTTATCGCCGGGGTCTCGACAAGCTCGGTCAGCCGTATCAGATGATCGAGGCCGAAGAATTGCCCGAGCATCTGGGCACCCGTTTCTACCGCAAGGCGTTGTTCACCCCCGGCGCGGTGCTGGTTCAGCCGTCGGCGCTGGTGAAGGGCCTGGCGGACAGTTTGCCGGCCAACGTCACCCTCTACGAGCGCACGCCGATTCTGGAAGTGGAATACGGCGCCAAGACTTTGCTCAAGCACGCTCACGGCAGCATCACCGCCGACAAACTGATCCTGGCCAACAACTCGTTCGGCATGCGCTTCGGTTTTCTGCAGGGCCGCATGTTGCCGATCTACACCTACGCCAGCATCACCCGCCCGCTGACCGATGAAGAGCAGGCGCGTCTCGGTGGCAAACCGTTCTGGGGCGCGATTCCGGCCGACCCGTTCGGCACTACGGTGCGGCGCACGCCCGACAACCGTTTGCTGATCCGCAACAGCTTCAGCTTCAACCCCGATGGCCGCAGCAACAGCAAATACAACGAGCGCTTCGTGCGCCGGCACCGCGCGTCATTCGATCAGCGCTTCCCGATGCTGCCGGGGGTGAAGTTCGAATACACCTGGGGCGGGGCGCTGGCCATGTCGAGGAACCACAACGGCTTCTTCGGCGAACTGGCGCCGAACGTTTACGGCGCGCTGGGCTGCAATGGCCTGGGCGTCACCCGTGGCACGGTCACCGGCAAGTTGCTGGCCGACTGGCTGGCCGGGGAGCGCGACGGCTTGATCGATTTTCTGTTGCAGGCCCCGGGGCCGACGGGCAACCCGCCCGAACCGTTTCTCTCGTTGGGCGTGAACATGAACCTGAAGTGGGGGCAATACCGCGCCGGCCGCGAAAGTTGAACGCTCATCGCCCGAACTGCGCGATGAACTGAAGTAGCGATGCACTGAATACAAGGACAAGAAATGAACAACGTTGCTGTATCAATCGAGGACGTACCGCTCAATGGTTTTCATCGTCTGCTGACGATCCGTTCGGCCGGTGGCTCCTTTGTCGACGGGTATGTTCTGAGCATCATCGGTGTGGCGCTGGTGCACATGTCCAGGTCTCTGGCACTGGACGATTTCTGGGAAGGCATGATCGCCGCCTCGGCGCTGATCGGCATTTTCTTCGGCGGTTTTCTCGGCGGCTGGCTGACCGATGTGCTGGGGCGCAAACGTCTGCTGTTTGTCGGGCCGACCCTGTTCATCGTGGCCTCGCTGGCGCAGCTGTGGGTCGATTCGGCGGTGGCGCTGTTTTTTCTGCGGCTGCTGCTGGGAGTGGCGGTGGGCATCGAGTACCCGGTGGCGACTTCGCTGCTGGTCGAGTTCATGCCGCGCAAATATCGCGGCCCGCGTCTGGCGACGCTGACAATCATGTGGTTCGCCGGGGCTGCAACGGCGTATGTCGTGGGCGAGCTGATGTTCAAGCTGTGGGGCTCCGATGCCTGGCGGCTGGTGCTGGCCAGCGCGGCGATCATCGGCGCCATGCTGTTTCTGGTGCGCATCGGCACACCCGAATCGCCGCGCTGGCTGCTGAGCAAGGGCCGCGCCGCTGAAGCCGAAGCGATCATCAAACAGGTCTACGGCAACGACTTCTCCCTGGCCAATCTCCCCGAGCACCGGGTGGGCGAGAAGCTGACGATCTTCAACCTGCTGCACTCCGGCTACGGCAAACGCATGCTGTTTGTCGTGGTGTTCTGGACCTGTTCGGTGGTGCCGCTGTTCGCCGTGTATGCCTTTGCGCCGAAGGTGCTGGCCGCACTCAATCTGCAGGGCGACTGGTCATCCCTGGGATCGGTGGCGATTACCTTGTTCTTTGTCATCGGCTGCGTGATTTCGACCCGGATCATCAACCGTGTCGGCCGACGCAATCTGTTGATCTACAGCTTTCTCTGCTCGGGCCTTGCGCTGCTCGGGCTGGCCGTCGGTCATGCCGGGCCCAATGCGCTGGTGCTCGCCTTCTTTGCCGTTTACGCCTTGTTCATCGGTGGCGCCCAGGTGCTGACGCTGGTGTACCCCAATGAACTGTTCCCCACGGAAATCCGCGCCTTCGCGGTCGGTGTCGGCACCTCTCTGTCGCGCATCGGCGCCGCAGCGGGGACTTATCTGGTGCCGGTTTCCCTGAGCACGCTGGGCATCGCCCAGACTATGTACATCGCAGCGGCCGTCACCCTGGTCGGCCTGGTGCTGTCGTGGGTGCTCGCGCCGGAAACCCGATCGCTCAACCTGCAACAGGCTGCCTCGCTGAACTGAACCTTGCCCGAGCCTTAACGGCGTCGGGCCAACGAATTGAACACTGCAATCACTGGAGAAAAACCTATGAACTTTGACGGCATCTTTACCCCTGCCATTACGCCTTTGTCCGCCGATGGCCAGATCGACTATTCGGCGTTTGCCGAAGTGGTCGAATATCTGATCGAGTCGCGGGTTCACGGCATCGTCATCGGTGGTTCGACCGGCGAGTACTACGCCCACACCACCGCCGAGCGGCTGAAAGTGGCCGAGCGCGCCAAGGAAGTGATCAACGGCCGCATCCCGCTGGTGATCGGCACGGGCGGGATCCGCACCGAAGATGCGGTGGCCTTCGCCGAGCACGCCAAGTCGATCGAGGCCGACGCGATTCTGGTGGGCTCGCCGCCCTATGCCTTGCCGACGCAAAAGGAAATCGCCGAACACGTGCTGGCCGTGGACAAGGCCGCCGGCCTGCCGATCATGCTCTACAACTACCCGGCGCGGATGGGCGTAGCGATGGGCCCGGAATTCTTCGAGGCGATTGCCGGTTGCAAGAATATCGTCGCGATCAAGGAAAGCTCCGGCGACACCGCTCAATTGCATCGTCTGGCACATTCGCACCCTTCGATCCAGCTGTCCTGCGGCTGGGACGACATGGCCCTGGAGTTCTTCGCGTGGGGCGCGCGCAGCTGGGTCTGCGCCGGTTCGAACTTCATTCCGGCCGAGCACATTGCGCTGTACGAAGCCTGCGTTCTGGAGAAGAACTTCGACAAGGGCCGGCGGATCATGTCGGCGCTGTTGCCGCTGATGGACGTGCTGGAAAGCGGCAAGTTCGTTCAGTCGATCAAGCACGGCAGCGAACTGGTCGGCCTGCGGGCCGGCGGTGTGCGCAAGCCGATGCAGCCGCTCGAAGCGTCCGAGAAGGAAGTGCTGGAAAGCGTGATCAAGACCCTCAAGCAGAATGTGGCGCGCATCGTCGCGGAGGTTTGAAATGGCCGATCTTCTGAGTCAAGCGCAATACCGCGAACTGGCGGCGAGGCTCGAGTTTCGCAATCAGGCGTTCATCAACGGCGAGTTTCGCAGCGCGCTGTCCGGCAAGACGTTCACCACGACCAACCCGGCCACTGAAGCGGTGTTGACCGAGATTACTGCGTGCGGTGCCCAGGACGTGGACGCCGCTGTCGCCGCAGCCAAGGAGGCGTTCGAGGACGGACGCTGGCAAGGGCTGGCGCCGTCGGCACGCAAGTCGGTGTTGCTGCGATTCGCCCAGTTGCTGGAAGACCGCTCCCATGAACTGGCGGTGCTGGAAAGCCTAGACAGCGGCAAACCGATCCGCGAATGCCAGAACATCGACGTGCCCGAAACGATTCATACCCTGCGCTGGCACGCCGAGCTGATCGACAAGATCTACGACTCGACCGCACCGACCGGTAACGGCGCGGTGACCATGGTGGTGCGTGAGCCGATCGGCGTGGTCGGTCTGGTGTTGCCATGGAATTTCCCGCTGCTGATGCTCGCGTGGAAGATCGGCCCGTCGCTGGCCGCTGGTTGCTCGATTGTGGTCAAACCGGCGAAGGAAACCACCCTGAGCACCCTGCGCGTAGCCGAGCTGGCGCACCAGGCGGGGATTCCGGCCGGTGTGTTCAACGTGGTGCCCGGCGGCGGCAAGGAGGCGGGCGAACCGCTGGGCCGACACCCGGACGTTGCGATGGTCAGCTTCACCGGTTCGACTGATACCGGGCGGTTGTTCCTCAAGTATTCCAGCGAATCCAACCTGAAACGCATCGTGCTGGAGTGCGGCGGCAAGAACCCGGCGGTGGTGATGAACGATGTCGAAGACGTCGATCTGGTCGCCCAGCACGTGGTCAACGGCGCGTTCTGGAACATGGGCGAAAACTGTTCGGCCTCGTCGCGGCTGATCGTGCATTCGGACATCAAGGACGAATTGCTCCAGCGCGTGCAGGTGCACCTGGCCGACTGGAAAATGGGCGATCCGCTGGACCCGGAAAACCGTCTGGGCTCGATGATCAGCAAGGCGCATTTCGAGAAGGTCCGTTCGTACCTCGACCATGCCCGGGATGAGAATCTTTCGGTGCTGGCGGGGGGCAACACGGCCGACAACATCTTCGTCGAGCCGACCATCGTCGATGGCGTCAGCCGTGACAGCCGTCTGTTCCAGGAAGAAATCTTCCGCCCGGTGCTGAGCGTGACCACGTTCACCTCCGTCGACGAAGCGATCAGCCTGGCCAACGACACGGCTTACGGTCTGGCCGCGTCGGCGTACACCGGCAGCCTGCGCCATGCGCTGAAACTCTCGCGTGGGATCCGCGCCGGTATCGTCACCGTGAACTGCTTCGGCGAGGGCGATGCTTCAACGCCTTTCGGCGGCTACAAGGAATCGGGTTTCGGTGGGCGTGACAAGTCGATCTGGGCCCATGACCAGTACACCGAGCTGAAAACCATCTGGATCGACGCGTCCTGATTCATCGCGGTTTTTCGCAGGCCTTTTTCGCCCCGATCGGTACGCGCGTACCGGTTGGGGCGAATTGCGTTCATTCCCGAGTATTTTGCCGCCCCGGCGGTTAGCATGGCGCTACAACAATGAAACCGATGGACCACACCTTGATCGAACGACGCCAATTCAGCGGTGGCATGAAGGGCAAGAACCTTCGCTACCTGAACGAGCCCGCCAGCGGGCCGGGACGCATGACCCGCACCGGGTTCGTGCTGCTGGAGCATTTTTCCCTGCCGGCCTTCACCCAGGCGCTGGACACCCTTGTCACCGCCAATCTGCTGCGCCCCGGACTGTTTTCCACGCGAACTTTCGGCCTCAGCGACGGCGAAGTGATCAGCGATCTGGGGCTGGTGATCCGCCCGGACTCGCGTCTGGAAACCAGCGTGTTGCAGGAGCTGGATCTGCTGGTGATCTGCGGCGGTTACCGCACGGAACTGAAGGCGAGCGACGAGTTTATCAATCTGCTGAAAATGGCCGCAGAGGCTGGTGTGATACTGGCCGGGTTGTGGAACGGCGCGTGGTTCCTGGGTCGGGCAGGGGTGCTGGAAGGCTACCGCTGTGCGATTCACCCGGAGCATCGGCCGGCGCTGGCGGAGATTTCCAAGGCGACCCAGGTCAGCAGCGAACCTTACGTGATCGACCGCGACCGGTTGACCGCATCCAGTCCGTCCGGCGCTTTCCACATGGCCCTGGACTGGATCAAGGGCCTGCACGACAAGGCGCTGGTCGAAGGCATCGAAGACATTCTGGCGTTCGAGGAATCGCGTTACCGACGGATCAAACCGACCGAGAACCTCTGCGTCAGCGCGCCGCTGCGTGAAGTGGTGAAGCTGATGGATGCCAACCTTGAAGAGCCCTTGGAGCTGGAGCAACTGGCGGTCTATGCCGGGCGTTCCCGGCGTCAGCTGGAACGGCTGTTCAAGGAACAACTGGGCACCACGCCGCAGCGTTATTACATGGAGCTGCGCATCACCGAGGCCCGGCGTCTGCTGCAACACACCGAGCTGTCCCAGGTGGACGTGCTGGTGGCGTGCGGATTCGTGTCGCCGAGTCATTTCAGCAAGTGCTACAGCGCCTATTTCGGTTATCGGCCGTCCAAAGAAAAACGGCTCGTCAAATGACGAGCCGTTCGGCGTGCTGCTTCAGAGGTGATCGGCGTCGATGATCGCCTGAGCGAAGGCTTTCGGGTCTTCCTGCGGCAGGTTGTGGCCGATGCCGCCGTTGATCAGGCGGAACTGGTATTTGCCGGTAAAACGTTTGGCGTAGTCCTCGGGTGCCGGGTGCGGTGCGCCGTTGGCATCGCCTTCCATGGTAATGGTCGGCACGCTGATCGACGGTGCGGTGGCGAGTTTCTGTTCCAGCGCATCGTACTGGCTTTCACCCTGCACCAGGCCCAGGCGCCAGCGGTAGTTGAATACGGTGATCGCGACGTGATCCGGGTTCTGCAACGCCTTGGCGCTGCGGTCGAAGGTGGCATCGTCGAAGGCCCATTTCGGTGACGCCAGTTGCCAGATCAGCTTGGCGAAATCATGGGTGTTCTTGGCGTAACCGGCCTCACCGCGGTCGGTGGCGAAGTAGAACTGATACCACCATTGCAGCTCGGCCTTGGGCGGCAGCGGATTCTTGCCGGCGGCCTGATTGCCGATCAGGTAACCGCTGACCGACACCAGCGCCTTGACCCGCTCCGGCCACAGCGCCGAAACGATGTCCGCCGAACGCGCGCCCCAGTCGTAGCCGCCGAGCACGGCTTGTTTGATCTTCAGCGCATCCATGAAATCGATCACGTCACTGGCCAGCGCCGCCGGCTGACCATTACGCACGGTCTTGTCGGACAGGAAATGCGTGTCGCCATAACCCCGAGCGTATGGCATCAACACCCGATAACCCTTGGCCGCCAGCAGCGGCGCGACGTCGTCGTAGCTGTGAATGTCATACGGCCAGCCGTGCAGCAGAATTACCACCGGGCCATTGGCCGGGCCGGTTTCGGCGTAGGCCACGTCCAGCAGGCCAGCCTTCACGTGTTTCAGCGGGCCGAAGGGCAGATCGGCCTTGACGCTGGCGGCTGCGGTCTTGACCGGCGCGGGGGCTGCGGTTTGTGCCTGGGCGAAGGCGCCGAATTGCAGCAGCGCGGTGGCTAGAATCGACAGGCCCAGCAGGCGGCGACGGTTTTTCCCGGTGGTGACAGTGGCGTGTGGTGCGTGCTTCATGGCAAGTCTCCTTATGATCGGCGAGGGCCGGGTTCTGGCTGAACCCTTCGAATCTGCAGTCTATTAAAGGCTGGCCACGTATCTGCGCTGTTTCCGTTTTCGTTGGCTGATGCGCAGGGATGTATCCGGGAGGTGTTCGTACACACTGCGATACAAACCTGCGGCCAACAAAAAGCCCCGAATGTTCGGGGCTTTTGCTTGCCTTGGGTTTCAGGCCTGAGTGACGTGCTTGGGTCCGGCCAGTGCCCAGGCGATCAGCCCGAACAGCGGCACAAACACGATCAATACGATCCAGACGCCTTTGTTGCTGGCTTTCCCCTCACTCTTGCGCACCCGGTTGATCGCCCACAATTCGATGAGCAAAAGAACGACGGCCAGTACGATCCACGTGGTTTCAAGTTGCATGGGCTACCTCCTGATGGTCATTGGGTTAGGCGCGGCATGCCACTCAGGGTTCATTAAATTTGCTTGATGACCTGCGTGGCCCACGTGCACAAATGTTCTAAACCGATCGGCAAAGTCGCGGTAACGTAGACGTCCTCAACGACCAACACTGCCTTCGGAGCCTTGCGTGGACAAACGCAACTGGATCGACCTGTCCCAGGATGCCGACACCGGGATCGAGTCGATTCGTGCCCATTTCCAGGGCCATGCCTACGATCCGCACTGGCATGACAGCTTTCTGGTGGGTGTCACCGAGCAGGGCGTGCAGCAGTTTCATTGCCGGCGCGTGCGCCATCTGAGTACGCCGGGCAAGATTTTCATGCTGGAGCCGGGGGAGATCCACGACGGGCACGCGCCGACGGAGGAGGGCTTCACCTATTCCATGCTCTACCTCGATCCGCATTGGCTGGAGCGCGAATTGCGCGTGCTGTTCGAGCACGCACCCGACAACAGCCAGCTCGGGTTCACCGATACCCTGAGCCAGGATTCGCGTCTGGCCACTTCCATCAATCAGGCCTTTCAGGCCTTGCATCACGGCGACCTGCGCATCGTCCGGCAGAGCGCTGTCGACCACTTGCTGGGTGCATTGACGTCCCACCTCGACTGGCGCAAGCGTCAGGCGTTCGATCCACGCTTGCCCCGCGTGGCGCAGGTGGCGCGGGACTATTTGCATGCCCACGCCTTCGAAGACATCGGACTGGATGATCTGGCCCGGGCCTGTGGGGTGGATCGTTTTCGGCTGACCCGGGCCTTCAAGTCGGCCTTCGGGCTGGCGCCCCATGGTTACTTGATCCAGTTGCGGCTGGCTCGGGCCCGGCAATTGCTGGCGCGAGGCGAAACGCCTGCCGACGTCGCCAGTGCGCTGGGCTTTGCCGATCAAAGTCACTTGGGTCGCTGGTTTCGTCGGGCCTATCACCTCACGCCAGCCGACTACCGCAAACGCTGCTCAAACCTTCCAGACTGAACCCCATGCAACCGCGACCATGGACTCCTGTTCTGATCCGGAGTCCATGCCATGGAATCGTTGTTGCCTTTTCTGCTGTTTTCCTTCGTCGCCTCGATCACCCCGGGGCCGACCAATATTCTGGTGATGAGCCACAGTTCGCGACGCGGAATGGTGGCCACGCTGCCGATCATCTTCGGTGCTTGTCTGTCGGCGGCACTGGTGGTGCTGGTGGTCGGGCTCGGCGTCGGCGAAACGCTGTTGCGCTATCCCCGTGTGCAGCAGACGATGGCCTGGGTCGGGGTGCTGTGGCTGAGCTGGCTGGCGTGGCAGATCTTTCGCAGCACACCGCCGTCGCTGGACTCGGCGACAGCGGCGGATGACGGCTTCAGCGTATTCGGCGCCGTGGGCCTGCAATTGATCAACCCCAAGGTGTGGATGATGGCGGTGGCGGTGGTCAGCGTGTTTGGCGGAAACGGCGATGAACAGATGCGGATGCTGTTGCTGGCCTTTGTGTTTCTGCTGGTCTGCCTGCCGTGCATGACGGCGTGGGCGCTGCTGGGCGTGGGCAGCGCGCGGTTCTTTGGATCGCCACGGGCATTCAGGCGCATGAATGCCGGGCTGGCGTTTTTGTTGTTGCTGTCGGCTTGGTTGGCGGTGTTGGTCTAGGTTCAGACTTCAGTTGGTAAACAGCGCAACCCTGTCACTCTGGATAAGGCGGCTGGCGGCCAGCGCTCTGAGCCGTTGTACCAACGCGTTGCGCTGGTCTTTTGAGGTGATCGGGTCGACTACCTGATACTGGCGATCGCACCAGAGATCCACCTGCCGCAGCCAGAATGTCTCGACCACGGGTTCTGCTTCCAGCCGTTTCAGCAGATAGGCGACCTGCTGCCAACTCGACATCAAACGCAAGATCGCCCGGCTGCGTTGCGGGGGCAGGTCATGCCATTCGTAATCCAGTTTCGCGGCGACCCTGGTATTCAGCACGGCCCAAGGCTGCTTGTCTGATAGCGCGTAGGCTGCGAGGTACACTTTTTCCGAAGGATCACTCAACGCCCCGAGCATCAGCGACAGATCTTCATCGCCCAGCACGCGAACAGCAGCCTGCCGCACGGAGGGGTAGATGGAGCTCAGCGCTTCAGTCAGCCAATGCTTCTGGAGCCCGATTTCAAGCTCGGCTGCCAGACCCAGTACGCCAAGCCATTCGCGTTTGCGGGTGGGGAAATCCTGGCTGAGTCGCTGTGCCAGTACCTTAGTTGCATCGATCCCGTAACGTGGCGCAGCCCAACGCGCCAGGCTGCGAATCGCGGGCGAAGGATCGAGCAAAGCCATCGGCAACAGTTGGCCTGGATCATCGGACAAGGGAAGGAGCGCGCGGAGTATGTTGACACGAACCTTGGCACCCGGACGCGACAGGGCCTCAAGCAGTAAAGGCGAGGCCTGCGCTGGCGGTAGATCCTGACAGACCGACACGGCAGCCAGTCTTACGGTCAGCTCTCTATGAGCCAAGGCGCTACGCAAAAGTCTTTGCGAGTCGAAATCCGTTTCCAGCAGCAACATGAACAGGTAGCGCGCGGCTTTGCCTTGTCGCACGAGAAAGTCTGCGAAGACTTCATCGCGGATTTCCGGTGATTGAAGAACAGTGCGTGCGGCGGTGTAGGTGGGGGCATGGTCAACCCGCTGCCGCGCCACCAGCGCCATGATCGAGTTCAGCGCATACAGCAAAGCAGGCGCCTGAGCGGGATTCAGGTAGTTGTTCATCCCGGACAACGCCAGATCGCGAATCTGTGGCACCCAATCGTTGAGCCGTTCTATCAGGGCTACAAGCGCCTGCGGGGAGCAATCGCGACTGAGTTCTCTCACCGCAACTTCCCGGACGAAGCCGTTGTGGTGAGTGCTGAGTTCAATCCATGTAGCGCTGCCATTGGCATTTGCGAGCAGTTCCAGTGCTTCGTTGCGCCGATACTCCGCCCATGTGGGCTCGGTCATGGGTTTGTTCCTCAGCCGGTCCCACCAGTCCTTTGGAGATGTCACGCAATGATCCTTTCTGTCGTTGTCCGGGTGCAGGGTGGCCACTTTACTGATTTTTCGGTCGCAGGCGTAACTGTCGATTCGCTCGGGCTCGGCGTGGGAACCGC includes the following:
- the proX gene encoding glycine betaine/L-proline ABC transporter substrate-binding protein ProX — protein: MKLANLKKSVVAGVVASVMGTILCSAAFAADASKPGAGVSITPIFPTIAEERFRGEVVVAGLKELGYDVKQPKETDYPAMFLALSYGDADFTVHEWEHLHEAFYEKAGGDDVMVKVGQIMKGVLQGYLIDKKTADAYHIKDLSDLKKPEIAKLFDSNGDGKADLTGCNPGWGCEVMVEHHMKAYGLEPTVVDNRGSYFALMADTIARYQQGKPVLFFTWVPQWISSVLVEGRDVVWLPVPYTDLPDGKESKDTFYEGKNLGFPVDTVNVVMNKEFAEKNPVARKFLSEVSISTADESAQNLKMQQGEKSLADIKRHAAEWIKAHQQSYDGWLNDARAAAK
- a CDS encoding GlxA family transcriptional regulator, with product MDTFQSTLKLQNIGFRQTTDLVEHERVVRVAFILLDHFSLTTLSTAMDALATGNLINGDTVYRISTYSLQGGLVDSDVGVPISSQRLAAEGFNQDAVIVVGGQRVRLSSSPMLRRVLKKVACAKGVVAGCWNAAFYLADAGLLEGQEFACHGDSRALIGEYFPQLKACTRDFAFGQRRGTCANACSALDMTLALMQELGSRSDASLVGEIRRVHQPKSRETLRTEDVRPAAIPKPLNMALSLMEQHIEEPLEIDEIASHVGVSRRQLERRFARYLNAAPNRYYLELRLTRARQLIVQSDRSLTDVALATGFVSYPHFYKRFKDLFGLPPMTFRDYYYANDYGAGRYALAANF
- a CDS encoding NAD(P)/FAD-dependent oxidoreductase, whose translation is MKVSSLPADDDSCGWFHLSRPRSPEPGHRGHRSARWVVVGAGFTGLAAARQLALNFPDDEVVLIEAQEVGLGPSGRNAGFAIDLPHDIGAEDYIGDIDLARISLKLNLEGQSILRNLVDQFGIDCQMKACGKYQAAVEERGIAVLEAYRRGLDKLGQPYQMIEAEELPEHLGTRFYRKALFTPGAVLVQPSALVKGLADSLPANVTLYERTPILEVEYGAKTLLKHAHGSITADKLILANNSFGMRFGFLQGRMLPIYTYASITRPLTDEEQARLGGKPFWGAIPADPFGTTVRRTPDNRLLIRNSFSFNPDGRSNSKYNERFVRRHRASFDQRFPMLPGVKFEYTWGGALAMSRNHNGFFGELAPNVYGALGCNGLGVTRGTVTGKLLADWLAGERDGLIDFLLQAPGPTGNPPEPFLSLGVNMNLKWGQYRAGRES
- a CDS encoding MFS transporter — translated: MNNVAVSIEDVPLNGFHRLLTIRSAGGSFVDGYVLSIIGVALVHMSRSLALDDFWEGMIAASALIGIFFGGFLGGWLTDVLGRKRLLFVGPTLFIVASLAQLWVDSAVALFFLRLLLGVAVGIEYPVATSLLVEFMPRKYRGPRLATLTIMWFAGAATAYVVGELMFKLWGSDAWRLVLASAAIIGAMLFLVRIGTPESPRWLLSKGRAAEAEAIIKQVYGNDFSLANLPEHRVGEKLTIFNLLHSGYGKRMLFVVVFWTCSVVPLFAVYAFAPKVLAALNLQGDWSSLGSVAITLFFVIGCVISTRIINRVGRRNLLIYSFLCSGLALLGLAVGHAGPNALVLAFFAVYALFIGGAQVLTLVYPNELFPTEIRAFAVGVGTSLSRIGAAAGTYLVPVSLSTLGIAQTMYIAAAVTLVGLVLSWVLAPETRSLNLQQAASLN
- a CDS encoding dihydrodipicolinate synthase family protein; this encodes MNFDGIFTPAITPLSADGQIDYSAFAEVVEYLIESRVHGIVIGGSTGEYYAHTTAERLKVAERAKEVINGRIPLVIGTGGIRTEDAVAFAEHAKSIEADAILVGSPPYALPTQKEIAEHVLAVDKAAGLPIMLYNYPARMGVAMGPEFFEAIAGCKNIVAIKESSGDTAQLHRLAHSHPSIQLSCGWDDMALEFFAWGARSWVCAGSNFIPAEHIALYEACVLEKNFDKGRRIMSALLPLMDVLESGKFVQSIKHGSELVGLRAGGVRKPMQPLEASEKEVLESVIKTLKQNVARIVAEV
- a CDS encoding aldehyde dehydrogenase; amino-acid sequence: MADLLSQAQYRELAARLEFRNQAFINGEFRSALSGKTFTTTNPATEAVLTEITACGAQDVDAAVAAAKEAFEDGRWQGLAPSARKSVLLRFAQLLEDRSHELAVLESLDSGKPIRECQNIDVPETIHTLRWHAELIDKIYDSTAPTGNGAVTMVVREPIGVVGLVLPWNFPLLMLAWKIGPSLAAGCSIVVKPAKETTLSTLRVAELAHQAGIPAGVFNVVPGGGKEAGEPLGRHPDVAMVSFTGSTDTGRLFLKYSSESNLKRIVLECGGKNPAVVMNDVEDVDLVAQHVVNGAFWNMGENCSASSRLIVHSDIKDELLQRVQVHLADWKMGDPLDPENRLGSMISKAHFEKVRSYLDHARDENLSVLAGGNTADNIFVEPTIVDGVSRDSRLFQEEIFRPVLSVTTFTSVDEAISLANDTAYGLAASAYTGSLRHALKLSRGIRAGIVTVNCFGEGDASTPFGGYKESGFGGRDKSIWAHDQYTELKTIWIDAS
- a CDS encoding GlxA family transcriptional regulator, whose protein sequence is MDHTLIERRQFSGGMKGKNLRYLNEPASGPGRMTRTGFVLLEHFSLPAFTQALDTLVTANLLRPGLFSTRTFGLSDGEVISDLGLVIRPDSRLETSVLQELDLLVICGGYRTELKASDEFINLLKMAAEAGVILAGLWNGAWFLGRAGVLEGYRCAIHPEHRPALAEISKATQVSSEPYVIDRDRLTASSPSGAFHMALDWIKGLHDKALVEGIEDILAFEESRYRRIKPTENLCVSAPLREVVKLMDANLEEPLELEQLAVYAGRSRRQLERLFKEQLGTTPQRYYMELRITEARRLLQHTELSQVDVLVACGFVSPSHFSKCYSAYFGYRPSKEKRLVK